The genomic stretch TCGATAGGCAGACAAATAGCGTCGAAGAGTTCGCTCGGATAAGCCCGTCTGTTCACAAATGGCTTTCTTCAGTTCCTTGGCTTTGCCAGGGTCAATCCCTTCGGCTACTAGCGGAGAGATCAGTTGCATGCGCTCTGCGGCGACTTCTTCCGCCTTTTTTTCGTTATTCATAGGAGTCTACAGTCCTTTCCAATAGGATGTAGATCCACCATATATCAAGGGATGTCGGACAAGAAGGCAAAACGGGTATGTACCCATAATTGAGAATGAACGATGGGGCGGACAACTCTCGCCAGCCATCCGACGCCTTGTCCGACAAAATGTCCGATCCGTTGGAGTGCAGATGATGAAGGTACGGACAATGCCTCCACCGGATTTCCTGAACGCGACGCAATTGTTAATAAACAATTCACCCAATACTGCCAACACTTCCCGAACCAAACGCGCCAGCGGTACAAGGTCGATTCATCTGCTGCTACGTCTGGAGCCTGTCTATTAGACACAACTGATTCGAGGCATTCGGTTTCATAACGTTTGTAAGGGACGAGCAAATCCGGTAATTCATGATGAATCCGCTCGCAACCTTTGCAACGCAAACGACGAATTATGTAGGTGA from Tumebacillus algifaecis encodes the following:
- a CDS encoding DUF6431 domain-containing protein is translated as MTTIHILEQEKDASERCATAPTVAPESSPKKTIWLLYLIIKLKKSLVFFIRSAEKHICPICEDDLYTIGSRRRVGRKPTGDQITYIIRRLRCKGCERIHHELPDLLVPYKRYETECLESVVSNRQAPDVAADESTLYRWRVWFGKCWQYWVNCLLTIASRSGNPVEALSVPSSSALQRIGHFVGQGVGWLARVVRPIVHSQLWVHTRFAFLSDIP